One genomic segment of Hevea brasiliensis isolate MT/VB/25A 57/8 unplaced genomic scaffold, ASM3005281v1 Scaf157, whole genome shotgun sequence includes these proteins:
- the LOC131176540 gene encoding G-type lectin S-receptor-like serine/threonine-protein kinase At4g27290, giving the protein MEWHLSFFLVFCFSFVFSFACDTITPTQSISDGQTIVSSFQSFELGFFSPGKSQNRYLGIWFKSSPESVVWVANRNNPIIDSTGVLSISKDGNLVLLNQIQSIIWSSNISGVAEDPVAQLLDSGNLVLRKNISVNSGSYLWQSFDYPSDTMLAGMKLGWNLTTGQQLYLTSWKSTDDPSPGNFTYNLDILGLPQLVIYKGSMKWSRTGPLNGIYVGATPNVANMVFNPIMVFNPDEMYYMYRPVSDNIVTLLKLNQSGSLERLIWNKNTAEWKVLYSMPYDTCDIYGRCGGNAICSVSKSPICNCLTGFVPK; this is encoded by the coding sequence ATGGAGTGGCACCTTTCTTTCTTCTTGGTCTTTtgcttttcttttgtcttttcaTTTGCTTGCGATACCATAACTCCAACACAATCCATCAGCGATGGCCAGACGATAGTTTCTTCATTCCAAAGCTTTGAGCTAGGTTTCTTCTCTCCTGGAAAATCCCAGAACAGATATCTTGGAATATGGTTCAAAAGTAGCCCTGAGTCAGTTGTGTGGGTTGCAAATAGAAACAATCCAATCATTGATTCCACTGGAGTTCTATCCATCAGCAAAGATGGAAATCTTGTTCTCCTCAACCAAATTCAGAGTATTATCTGGTCGTCAAATATATCTGGTGTAGCAGAAGATCCAGTGGCACAGCTCTTAGATAGTGGTAACCTTGTCCTCAGGAAAAATATCAGTGTAAATTCAGGAAGCTATTTGTGGCAGAGCTTTGATTACCCTTCAGATACAATGTTAGCAGGCATGAAGCTGGGTTGGAACTTAACGACTGGTCAACAGCTATACCTGACATCATGGAAAAGTACTGATGATCCATCCCCAGGAAACTTTACTTACAATCTTGACATTCTTGGGTTGCCTCAATTGGTTATTTATAAAGGTTCCATGAAATGGTCTCGGACAGGACCATTGAATGGAATTTATGTTGGTGCCACTCCTAATGTGGCCAACATGGTTTTTAACCCAATCATGGTGTTTAATCCTGATGAAATGTATTACATGTATAGGCCTGTCAGTGATAATATTGTTACGCTGTTAAAACTGAATCAATCTGGTTCACTGGAACGTCTGATATGGAATAAAAACACTGCAGAATGGAAAGTTTTATACTCGATGCCATATGATACATGTGACATCTATGGGCGGTGTGGTGGTAATGCTATTTGCAGTGTCAGCAAGTCACCTATTTGCAATTGCTTGACAGGTTTCGTTCCTAAATAG
- the LOC131176539 gene encoding G-type lectin S-receptor-like serine/threonine-protein kinase SD1-1, with translation MIWSISDWLLKYTAEKLSISECRLQIQENLKKKNVLVFIVLGSRPKIVIVVSTTVGLFLLSLVLFCIIWKKSANRGVQESTNKDIEIPLFDLATIAAATDNFSLANLIGEGGFGPVYKGNLSTGEEVAVKRLSKNSGQGIEQFMNEIDLLAKLRHRNLVGILGCCVQGEEKMLIYEYMSNKSLDYFIFDHQRRALLRWEKRFDIVLGIARGLLYRHQDSKLKIIHRDLKTSNVLLNSDLNPKISDFGLARILGGDNKKATTQRIVGTYGYMSPEYAFEGTISVKSDVFSLGVLMSEIVSEDRPAMSSVVFMFANEAAILPQPKQPGFFTSQNTSHENMNGTPVEESHTENDVTITSLDGR, from the exons ATGATCTGGTCGATATCAGATTGGTTGCTGAAGTATACAGCGGAGAAGCTATCTATATCCGAATGCCGCCTTCAAATACAG GAAAATCTGAAGAAGAAAAATGTCCTCGTGTTTATTGTTTTAGGATCAAGACCAAAGATCGTTATAGTGGTTTCGACCACAGTGGGACTGTTTTTGTTGAGCTTGgtgttattttgcataatttggaAGAAGAGTGCAAATAGAGGAG TCCAGGAAAGCACAAACAAGGACATAGAAATACCTTTATTCGATTTGGCTACAATTGCTGCTGCTACTGACAATTTCTCTCTAGCAAATCTTATTGGTGAGGGTGGCTTTGGTCCCGTTTACAA GGGAAATCTTTCAACAGGAGAAGAAGTAGCAGTGAAGAGGCTGTCAAAGAATTCAGGACAAGGCATAGAACAGTTCATGAATGAAATAGATTTACTCGCTAAACTTCGGCACAGGAATCTTGTGGGGATTTTAGGATGTTGTGTTCAGGGAGAAGAAAAGATGTTAATCTATGAGTACATGTCTAACAAAAGCTTAGACTATTTTATCTTTG ATCATCAAAGAAGGGCATTACTGAGATGGGAGAAGCGCTTTGACATTGTTTTAGGGATTGCTAGAGGACTTCTTTACCGCCACCAAGACTCTAAGCTTAAAATCATTCATCGGGATCTCAAAACAAGCAATGTTTTACTAAACAGCGACTTGAATCCTAAAATTTCAGACTTTGGCTTGGCAAGAATATTGGGAGGTGACAACAAAAAGGCAACAACACAGAGAATTGTTGGAACATA TGGCTACATGTCTCCTGAATATGCATTTGAAGGGACAATCTCAGTGAAATCAGATGTTTTCAGCTTAGGTGTGCTGATGTCAGAGATAGTAAGTG AAGACAGGCCTGCAATGTCTTCTGTAGTTTTCATGTTTGCTAATGAGGCAGCTATTCTGCCACAGCCCAAACAGCCTGGTTTCTTCACCAGTCAAAACACCTCCCATGAGAATATGAATGGAACACCTGTGGAAGAATCCCATACAGAAAATGATGTAACTATAACCAGTCTAGATGGTAGGTAA
- the LOC110641366 gene encoding G-type lectin S-receptor-like serine/threonine-protein kinase At4g27290 — protein MITHYSLVEAVVLFFYLLYVDDMIITEMIHPPILHPLPQHCCHLLLISLTPIQPIRDGETLVSSSQFFELGFFSPGNSKNRYLGIWYKDKPRTVVWVANRNYPITDHSGVLSISKDGNLVILNQTMSIIWSSNISRVTENPAAQLLDTGNLVLRNNMSAIPERYTWQSFDYPTDTMLPGMELGWNLRTGLQRYLTSWRSSDDPSPGDFNYKLDILGLPQLVIRRGSLKRSRTGPWNGIYFGGIPMVSNIIFKTTMVFNEDEYYYMYEPVSNNVIMRLVLDHSGSLERLLWNDKNSGWAALYSMPYDPCDIYGQCGANGICSVSKKPICECLEGFVPKSQKEWEAHNWTGGCMRSSQLDCQKSKGFMKLVGVKVPDLLEFQVNKSMNLTDCEAECSKNCSCMAYSNSNISQGGSGCLMWYGNVVDIRLVAEEYRGRDVYIRMPATNTESRGKIIIIIASTILGLLLLSIVVYCIFWKQRANRRGGQESAENIELPLYDLAAIAAATNNFCQENIIGEGGFGPVYKGNLSTEEEVAVKRLSKNSGQGVEQFKNEVDLIAKLQHRNLIGLLGCCIQEQERILIYEYMPNKSLDYFIFDHQRSALLRWQKRYDIVLGIARGLLYLHQDSKFQIIHRDLKASNILLDRGLNPKISDFGLARIFGDDDREATTKRVVGTFGYMSPEYAIDGTISIKSDVFSLGVLLLEIASGKKNRGFCHTDRYHNLLGHAWLMWSEGRALELMDECLKDSYVTWELLRCVQVGLLCVQNFPEDRPTMSCVIFMLANEEAMLPQPKQPGFFSERSSTINENATSTSKEIYTENAVTITMLDGR, from the exons atgattacGCATTATTCACTCGTCGAAGCGGTGGTATTGTTCTTCTatttgctttatgttgatgatatgataataacagagATGATTCATCCG cctattctacacccactgccaCAACATTGTTGTCATTTGCTGCTGATATCATTAACTCCAATACAGCCCATCAGAGATGGTGAGACATTAGTTTCCTCATCCCAGTTCTTTGAACTAGGTTTCTTCTCTCCTGGAAACTCCAAGAACAGGTACCTAGGAATATGGTACAAAGATAAACCCAGGACAGTTGTGTGGGTTGCGAACCGAAACTATCCAATTACTGATCATTCTGGAGTTTTATCGATCAGCAAGGATGGGAATCTTGTTATTCTCAATCAAACAATGAGTATTATCTGGTCCTCAAATATATCACGTGTAACAGAAAATCCAGCGGCACAGCTCTTGGATACTGGTAACCTTGTTCTCAGGAACAACATGAGTGCTATTCCTGAAAGATATACGTGGCAGAGTTTTGATTACCCTACGGATACAATGTTACCAGGGATGGAATTAGGATGGAACTTGAGGACTGGCCTACAACGATACTTGACATCATGGAGAAGTAGTGATGATCCATCCCCAGGAGACTTCAACTACAAACTTGACATTCTTGGGTTACCTCAGTTAGTTATTCGTAGAGGATCATTGAAAAGGTCCAGAACTGGACCTTGGAATGggatttattttggtggcattccTATGGTGTCCAACATCATTTTCAAAACTACTATGGTTTTTAATGAAGATGAGTACTATTATATGTATGAACCTGTCAGCAACAATGTTATCATGAGATTAGTACTGGATCATTCGGGTTCGCTAGAACGTTTGTTATGGAATGATAAAAATTCAGGATGGGCTGCTTTATACTCAATGCCATACGATCCATGTGACATTTATGGTCAGTGCGGTGCTAATGGTATTTGCAGTGTTAGCAAGAAACCTATTTGTGAGTGCTTGGAGGGTTTTGTTCCTAAATCACAGAAAGAGTGGGAAGCCCACAATTGGACTGGTGGATGTATGAGGAGTTCACAATTGGATTGCCAGAAGAGCAAAGGGTTTATGAAACTTGTAGGGGTGAAAGTACCAGATCTGCTGGAATTTCAGGTGAATAAAAGCATGAACTTAACAGACTGTGAGGCAGAGTGCTCAAAGAATTGCTCTTGTATGGCTTATTCTAATTCAAATATAAGCCAGGGAGGCAGCGGCTGCTTGATGTGGTATGGCAATGTGGTTGATATCAGATTGGTTGCTGAAGAGTACAGGGGACGAGATGTCTATATTCGAATGCCAGCTACAAATACAG AATCAAGAGGCAAGATTATTATTATCATAGCTTCAACAATTTTGGGATTGCTTTTGCTGAGCATCGTGGTATATTGTATATTCTGGAAGCAAAGAGCAAATAGAAGAGGAG GCCAGGAAAGCGCAGAGAACATAGAATTGCCTTTATATGATTTGGCTGCAATCGCTGCTGCTACAAACAATTTCTGTCAAGAAAATATTATTGGTGAGGGTGGCTTTGGTCCAGTTTACAAG GGTAATCTTTCAACAGAAGAAGAAGTAGCAGTTAAGAGGCTGTCAAAGAATTCAGGACAGGGTGTGGAACAGTTCAAGAATGAAGTCGATTTAATTGCTAAACTTCAACACAGGAATCTTATTGGGCTTTTGGGATGTTGTATTCAAGAACAAGAAAGGATATTAATCTATGAGTACATGCCCAACAAAAGCCTAGATTATTTTATCTTTG ATCATCAAAGAAGTGCATTACTGAGATGGCAAAAGCGCTATGACATTGTTTTGGGGATTGCTAGAGGACTTCTTTACCTCCACCAGGATTCTAAATTTCAAATCATCCATCGAGATCTCAAAGCAAGTAATATTTTATTAGACAGAGGTCTTAACCCTAAAATTTCAGACTTTGGCTTGGCAAGAATTTTCGGAGATGATGACAGAGAAGCAACAACAAAGAGGGTTGTTGGAACATT TGGCTACATGTCTCCTGAGTATGCAATTGATGGgacaatttcaataaaatcagacgTTTTTAGCTTAGGCGTGTTATTGTTAGAGATTGCAAGTGGCAAAAAGAACAGAGGATTTTGTCACACAGATCGTTATCATAATCTTCTAGGACAT GCATGGTTGATGTGGAGTGAAGGCAGGGCCTTGGAGCTAATGGATGAATGCTTGAAGGATTCATACGTTACATGGGAACTATTGAGATGTGTTCAAGTGGGTTTACTATGTGTTCAAAATTTTCCAGAAGACAGGCCAACAATGTCGTGTGTGATTTTCATGTTGGCAAATGAGGAAGCTATGCTGCCTCAACCTAAACAGCCTGGTTTCTTCAGTGAAAGAAGTTCCACCATCAATgagaatgcaacatcaacaagtAAAGAAATCTACACAGAAAATGCAGTTACTATAACGATGCTAGATGGTAGATAG